The Paraburkholderia agricolaris genome includes the window GTGCTGCGCGGCCGCAACGAAACTCCGATGGAGCGCTAAGCCATGACGACTCTCAAGCAAACGCCTTCGCAAACGGTTGGACCGTACTTCGCCTATGGTCTGTGCCCGCAGCAATATGATTTCGACTTCAAGAGCCTATTCACACCGGTTCTGGCCGACCGCGAAGCGGCCGGCGAGCACATCACGATCATCGGCCAGGTATTCGATGGCGACGGCCAGGTGATCGGCGATGCAATGCTGGAAATCTCACAGGTGGACGCGCAGGGCCACTACCCGGAATCACGCGAGGAAACGCTGAAAACGGGCTTCCGCGGTTTCGCCCGCGTCGGCACGGGTACCGATCCGCAGAAGCGCTTTGTCGTCGAAACGGTGAAACCCGGCCGCGCAAGCCCGAACGAAGCGCCGCATCTGAACGTGGTCGTGACAATGCGCGGCATGCTGTTGCACACCTTCACGCGTGTCTATTTCGAAGACGAAGCCGAGGCTAACGAACGGGATGCCGTGCTGGCAGCAGTTCCGGCGGACCGGCGCGGCACGTTGATCGCGCGGCGCGAACCGAATGCCGCCAACGTGTACCGGTTCGACATCCATATGCAGGGTGACAAGGAAACGGTGTTTTTCGACCTGTGATGTGGATTTTCTATACTTTCATATAGCTTTCACATACACTGAGGATGATCCGTCTAGCGACTGGATCGCGAAACTCCGAGTAGTTAAGCCCGCCCCGCGCGGGCTTTTTTTTGCGCTCAGCAGCGGAAATGGTCGATGTTCTGTCCGGCGTAGATCGCGCGCGCGAGCCAGTCCGGTTTATCGCCATGGCCATCCCACGTATTACCGAAGGCGTCGCGATACATCACCGCGCGGACTGCTGCTTTGTCGGCCTCAATCGCTTCGGCAAGCGCTTCCATCGTTATGCCGTATTCGTCCATGCGGCGGCGGATCCACACGATCAGGCGCTCACGCGCATTCCCGTCGAGGTCGAACAGCCGTTGTTCTTCTCGCTCTTTCATAACGTACCGGTTTCGCGGCTGATAGTGCGCGCGTTCGAAAAACAAAAAGCTTCGCTAAACAACGCGAAGCCTGTGGGTAAATCAGATGGGTTGGGTGCAAAGCGAACTCACGACGCCTCTCCCGATGCGTGACAATTCGCATCTGGAATCATGCCCAATAAATCCTGGATTTAGGGGAATTCGTCGGCAAGCGGCTCGAATCGCGCCCGGTCGGCCTTGGTGTTCCAAGGCTGCTTTAGCGTATGGAAAGTGATTCTAGCATCCAATTTCCGCTGCTTGCAGCAAGTGATTGCTTACCTGTGACGAGGGGGGTTTTTGTCATTTCCGTTTGCGCCTGACACAGGCCTGTTCCAATTCCTACGAGTTCTATTCACACCGGCCAAAGAACAAAACCCCACTCTCTCATGCTATGTTTCACGGATCCGACGGCCTCACATTGCCGCCTCCAGGAGATACACAAAAATGCCCGCTTCGACCGCCATCGCCACCATCCTCGCCGCGCTGCTGCTCGGCGCCATGAGCCCTGGACCGAGCTTTGTCATCGTTGCCCGTAATTCGATCGGACTCTCGCGTAGCGACGGCCTCGCGACAGCAGCGGGCATGGGCATCGGCGGCGTGTTCTTCAGCGCGATTGCCTTGCTCGGTCTGTACACCCTGCTCGCGACCGTAGAGTGGCTATATGTCGGCTTGAAAGTGGCCGGTGGCCTCTATCTGATCTACCTTGCGTCGAAGATCTGGCGCGGCGCCGCCAAACCGCTCGCATTCGATGCCGCGCAAGGCGCCAACACCAATGCGCGCAAATCTTTCTGGATTGGTTTGAGCACACAACTCAGCAATCCGAAAACGGCGGTCTATTACGGCAGTATCTTCGCGGCCCTGCTTCCGCAACATCCGCCGCTGTGGTGCTACTTCGCCCTGCCCCCCGCGATCTTCGCCATTGAAGCCGGCTGGTACACCGTGGTCGCGCTGTGCTTTTCGAGCAAGCGGCCGCGCGAAATGTATTTGCGGTGGAAGGCCTGGATCGATCGCGTCGCCGCGAGCGCAGTCGCCGCACTTGGATTACGCCTGATCCTGACAGCGCACAAAGTGGGTATCTGAAACGGCAAGGCTGCTCGAATGGCTTGCCGTGCGTTACGAGCCGGCAAGCCAGTAACGGGGCCGCATCGTCGCAAGCCGAACACAGGCAAGCCACGTTCATAACAAAACAGTTACAAGATAAGTATTGACGCCGGCATGCCCCGGCGGTTACTGTGACGTCCGAAGTTCAAGAAGTTCGATTGCTGTTCATCAATGTCTCGCTCCTCAGCGGTATTCGTTGTCCTCTCCCTCCTTGATGCTTCACGCGCTCCTCAACCGAGCAAATTTTTCTATTTTTACTCAAGGATTCCTCATGGATACCGGTACCGTTAAGTGGTTCAACGACAGCAAAGGCTTTGGCTTCATCACCCCGGACAAGGGCGGCGACGACCTGTTCGCGCACTTCTCCGAAATCAGCGGCGACGGCTTCAAGACGCTGGCTGAGAATCAGAAGGTGAGCTTCGAAACGAAGCAAGGCCCGAAGGGTCTGCAAGCGGCTAACATCAAGCCGCTGTAAGTTTGAAGGGCTCGGTGTCCGGCAACGGACATCGGGCTGCAGCGACATCCTCGCGGAGCTTTGTCTCCCACAGTTGGCGCGATCGCTTTTAGCTGCATGTGTGTTGAGCAGCTAGCCTAAGCGCCAAACGCCTCGTTGCACCTCATTCTCCCCTCTGGCTTCAACGCCCTTTTTAGCTTTCCGACTGCGTTTGGATTCGGCTCGCAATGGCTTGAATCGGCTCGTCCGCGTGACCCGTACAAACGGCTCGCACGGCAGGCGCGCACTCGAACATTATTAAAATATAAAATGCAAAACAAACATATTCATCATTACAACGGCTATGCCGTCAAACCCTCGGCGCATCGTTTGCCCGACGGTAGCTTTTCATCCAACCTGTTGCTCGAACGCGCTGACAGCGCACGTACCGAAGGGCGCTACCAGTTCTATTCGCTCGATTACTTCCCGAACGAAGAACAGGCACTGCAGCACTCGGCACGCTGGGCACGCCGCTGGGTCGACACGCGCGGTTAAGCGCTTGTCGAACCTGATGCGCGCGGGACCCCGCGCTTGCATCGTTCCACAACACTTAGCGCGCCATTCGGCGCGCTAGACCAGACTAGCGTGCGCGATCTATCCGGTTTGTTCCGCCTTGATCCGCGCGCGCAGTTCGAACTTCTGAATTTTTCCCGTCGACGTCTTCGGCAATTCGCCGAAGCGCACCGCTTTGGGCAGCTTGTATCCCGCAAGAAACAGCCGGCAGTGCGCGATGATCTCCTCTGCGCTCACTTGAGCACCCTCCTTGAGCTCGACGAAGGCGCAGGGTACCTCGCCCCACTTCGGATCGGCCATCGCCACCACGGCGGCAACCGAGACCGCAGGATGACGGTACAGCGTGTCTTCGACCTCGATGCTCGAGATGTTCTCGCCGCCGGAAATGATGATGTCCTTGCTGCGATCGCGGATGCGGATATAGCCGTCAGGCATCCGCACGCCGAGATCCCCGGTGTGGAACCAGCCGCCATGGAAGGACGCTTGCGTAGCGCGCTCGTTCTTCAAATACCCTTTCATGCAGATGTTGCCGCGGAACATGATCTCACCGAGCGTTTCGCCGTCGTCAGGCACGGGCGCGAGCGTATCCGGGTCGAGCACCGTGACGGCTGCCTGCAAGTGGTAGCGCACGCCTTGACGCGCGTTCATTTCGGCACGCGCGTTGTCGTCGAGCGTTTCCCATTCCTCCTGTTTCGCACAGACCGCGGCCGGGCCGTAGGTCTCGGTAAGTCCGTACACGTGGGTCAGATCGAAACCGATTTCCTTCATCTTGGCGATCACCGCCGGCGCGGGCGCCGCGCCGGCCACCATCGTCGATACGCGATGCGTGATGCCTTCACGCCATTCGGCGGGCGCATTCGCAAGCGCGCTTTGCACGATCGGCGCGCCGCAATAATGTGTGATGCCTTCGCGGCGAATCAGTTCGAACACCGTCTTTGCGTCGAATTTGCGTAGACAGACGTTGACGCCGGCACGCGCGGCGACAGTCCACGGAAAACACCAGCCGTTGCAGTGAAAGAGCGGCAAGGTCCACAGATAAACCGCATGCTTAGGCATATCCCATTCGAGGATATTGCTGAGCGCGTTCAGATAAGCACCGCGATGGTGGTAGACCACGCCCTTCGGGTCGCCGGTCGTGCCCGAAGTGTAGTTCAGCGCGATCGCGTCCCATTCGTCAGCGGGCAGGGTCCATGCGAACTCCGGGTCGCCGCTTTGCAGGAACGCTTCATAGTCGGTTGCGCGGATGAACTTGTCCGCGTCGGCGGGCATCGCATCGGCCACGCTAATCACGCGCAACTCCGGGAACTCGAGCGCCGCGCGATGCGCGAATTCGCTGTACTCCGTATCGACGATCAGCGCCTTCGCCTCGCCATGGCGCAGCATGAACAATAGCGACGACACGTCGAGCCGCGTATTCAGCGTATTGAGCACGGCCCCGGCCATCGGCACGCCGAAATGCGCTTCTATCATCGGAGGAATATTGGGCAGCAAGGCGGCAACCGTGTCGCCGCGCTCGATCCCGGCCTGCCGCAACGCGCTGGCGAGGCGCCGCGTACGCTGGTAGGTTTCGCGCCAGTTTCGGCGAATCTCCCCATGGACGACCGCCAGCCGCTCACCGTAGACTTCCGCTGCGCGCACGATGAAATCGATGGGCGTTAGCGGGACGTAATTGGCCTCGCGCCGCTGGAGGCCGTCTTCAAACATGTGCTTCATCGCTTTGTCTCCTGAGACGCTGGCCGCGCCGTCAATTTTTCTGCTTGATGGACTAGCGAACTAGCCTAACAACTGTCATGGTGAACTGTCTGTCATTCAAATGACAGAGTGGCGCGCCCTGGCTCCACCCAACCGGTTTCACCCACCTACGCCCCGCTAGCCGCCTATGGATGACGCCCCGTTCCCCGCTCTCGCAGACGTCCCCTCGCATCGGCCTGAACGGGTCCCGCGCGCCGACCTGCCGCAATTGTTCGGCACCTGCGCCTGGTTCCGGGCGCTCGCCGTCGAGCATCAGGCCATGATTCTTGCCAGCGCCTACGCGGAGCGCCTCGAGGGAGGCGCATGGATCGCGCGCCGCCAGGAGCCGTCGGACTACTGGATCGGGGTCTATTCCGGCCTCATCAAACTCGCCATCTACAACGCCTCGGGACGCAGTTGCACGCTCTCCGGCGTGCCGCCCGGCGGCTGGTTCGGCGAAGGCAGCGTGATCAAGCGCGAATTGCGCAAGTACGACGTGGCCACCATCCAGCCTTCGCTCGTGATGTTCGTGCCGTCGGAGACGTTCCATGCGCTGCTGGAATCGAGCCTGCCGTTTACCGGCTTCGTGATCCGGCAGTTGAATAACCGCATGGGCGAATTCATCGCGACGATCCAGAATAGCCGCCTACTCGACGTCGACGCACGTGTCGCCCAGTCGCTCGCACAGTTGTTCAATCCCGATCTCTATCCCGACACCGGGCGCACGCTGGCCATTTCACAGGAAGAGCTCGGCCTGCTGGCCGGCGTATCGCGGCAACGGATCAACCAGGCACTGCAAAACCTCGAAAGGCTGCAGATTGTGCGCCTCTCGTACAACCAGATCGACGTGCTTGATCTTGAACGCCTAGGGGCGTTTGGTCAGGAACAGATCTAGGTCCGGACACGCGCGAGCGCCGGCCCTTGATTTCCCCGCATTTTCTACGGGTTTGACTTCACTTTCCCCGATTTTCCCCAGTATTTCCCCGCTTTTCATCGGCCGCATCAGAGCGGACGCTCGCGTTCCAGCGCGCAATTTCGGATGCCGCAATAAAGAATCCGTAGCGATGGCCGTTATGCCGACTATGCAACGCAGATTGCAGCCTCTCCCTATTCCGAGTTCAACGCATGGTCAAAGCCGATAATGAACCGCCTGACACTGAAACAGAAATTATGGGTGCCGATACTGCTTTGCTGGGCGGCGCTCCTGATCGTTACCGTCGTGAACGCGTTCGATGCGCGCAACGCCCAGATGGACGCACGGCGTGCGGACCTGGCCGACGTCACCGACATGGCGGTATCGATCGTCGCTGACTACGCGAAGCTAGCCGACGCGGGCAAGCTCCCGGTCGATGAAGCCAAACAGCAGGCCATCGCCCGCATCAATGCACAGCGTTATGGCACATCGGGCTACGTGACGATCGTGCGCAGCGATTCGGTCATGGTCGCTCATCCCATGAGCCCAAAGCTGAATGGCAAGGATATGAGCGGCTTCCGCGACGCCAAAGGCAACGCGTTGTACCACGACATCGCGCAGGCAGGCGGCTCGACGGGCGGTGCAGGCTATCTGCGCTACTGGTGGCCGAAACCCGGTGAAACGGCGCCGAGCGAAAAGATCGGCTATGTGAAGCGTTTCACCCCGTGGAGCTGGGACTTTATCGCCGGCGCCTATATGGACGACATCCAGGCCCAGTTCTACGCCACCCTCGCGCGCTCGGCCGGCATGCTGGTGCTGCTCGGTGTGGTGGTGTCGTTCGTGGCCTCGCGCGTGGTGCGCAACGTGTCGCGCTCAATCGGCGGAGAACCTTCCACGGCGGCGACGATTGCCATGCAGATCGCACGCGGCGATCTCGCCACGCACATCGACCTGCGCCATGACGACGCGTCGAGCCTGCTGTTCTCGCTGCGCGAGATGCGCAATCAACTGGCTGCCACCATCGCGCGGATCAAGACCTCCGCCGAGACGATCACGATCGCTTCGAAGGAGATCGCCGCAGGCAATCTGGATCTGTCGAGCCGTACCGAAGAACAGGCCGCTTCGTTACAGCAAACCGCCGCGAGCATGGACGAGCTCACCAAGACCGTCACGCAGAACGCCGACAATGCAGCAACCGCGTCGGAACTCGCGACGGATGCATCGAATATTGCCGCGCGGGGCGGCCAGGTCGTCAACGACGTGGTCGAGAAAATGGCCGGCATCACCGATAGTTCACGCAAGATCGGCGAGATCATCAGCGTGATCGAAGGCATCGCGTTCCAGACCAACATCCTGGCGCTAAACGCTGCGGTAGAAGCGGCGCGCGCCGGCGAAGAAGGCCGTGGCTTCGCGGTCGTCGCGGGCGAAGTGCGCAATCTCGCGCAACGCAGCGCCACAGCGGCCAAGGAGATCAAGGTGCTGATCCATCAGTCCGTCGCGCAGGTCGGCGAGGGCTCGACGCTGGCAGGCAAGGCCGGCAGCACGATCGGCGAAGTAGTCGACGCCGTGCGCCGCGTCACCGCGATCATGAACGAGATTTCGGCGGCCTCGAAAGAGCAAAGCTCGGGTATCGGTGAAGTCAATCTCGCGATCCGCCAGATGGACGACGTCACGCAGCGCAATGCCGCGCTAGTCGAGCAGGCCGCGGCCGCGGCGGGGTCGCTCGATGAGCAGACCGAACGTCTGCGAAATGCAGTTGCTGTGTTCAAGGTCGAACAGCAGGCGTGATTGAGCGGCGTGCTATGCAGTCGCCCGGCATAGCTCGTCAACGCTGCCGATAAAAAAGCCGTTACCCGCCAGGCGGATAACGGCTTTTTCCATTTTGCAGACGGAACCCGCGTAGACACTGCTACGCAGCGCGCGGGTCGCTCCGGCGCGTGACAGGCCGCGCCAGCATCGCATCATCGTCGAATAGCGCAAACGCGATGTTCGACAGCACACCTGAATTCTTCCAGCGCAGATAGTAGCGATGCGCGGTCTGATACGGCGCATACCGGTCGGGCATCGCGTGCCACGGCTTGCCCGTGTGCAACACCCACAGCACGCTATTCACCACGCAACGGATGTCGATGCTGGGACGGCCACGCCGAGGCCCGAGGTCTTTCATTTCAGGCAGGAGCGGCACGATGCGATGCCATTGCTCGTCGGTGAGATCCTGAACGGCCGGTGAGCGGGCCGGCAGGTTTGAAGGGGGAGTATCCATGCAGTAAGAACGCGCACCCGCAGCGCAAATGCCAGCGCCGCCGCGAAAATGGTGTCTATAAATTGATCATTTTTCAGACTACCCCAAGCACGCCCTCAGGAAAGTCAATTATTGTCAGGCTCGTGTGTGCAATTGTCAGAAATCGCAATACGTTGGTCGCGCTGGTTGAATACGCCAGGTCTGCGCACGATTTCCCAGGTACCGCACGGTGCGGCAAGATTCAGCAGGACACGCCACGGCATCCGGCATTCGCGCCGGGCGCCGGGCGCCGACCATGCATGCAAATGGCGCGCCCATAAAAAAAGGTGCCGCGAACGGCACCTTTTTTACAACAACCAGCTTCTGCTGAAGCTTAGAAGCGGTGACGCAGACCGATCGTAGCAGCCGTCTGGTTCTTCGACGACGATGCCGGCACGGTGTTGTCGCCGCTGTAGATCGAAGCAACACCGCCGTCGCCCATTGCGTGTTGGTACACGGCTTGAGCGTAGACGTCCGTACGACGCGACAGCGAGTAGTCAGCTTGCAGGCCGATCTGGTGGTAACGGGTCTTCATGTCGTTGCCAGCAGCGTTGACACCGTAGCCACGTGCGTCGGTGAACGTGTAAGCAACGCCCAGAGCCATTGCCGGCGTCAGGTTGTACTTGCCGTTGACTTCGTAGTTGTTCGAACGACCTTGACGTTGGCCAACTGCTGCGCCAACCAGGTTGTCGATACGCGACTGCGTGAATGCAGCACCGACGGTAGCCGGGCCGAACGAGTAAGCAGCAGCTGCGCCGAACTCACGTTGACGGAAGTTGCCCGTGATGACGCCCGAGGTGTTAGCCAGCACGCCGTCCGAAGCACCGCTCACGTTTGCAGCCGGGTTGTTCTGCTGTGCGTAAGCAGCGCCAACACGCAGACCTTGGTACTGGTATGCAGCACCAACGCTGTATTCGCGGTTGTTTGCGAATGCGCCAGCCTGGTTCGAGAAGCCGTACGTGCCGCCGAACGTGAAGCCTGCGTAGTTAGCGCTCGAGTACTTGATCGAGTTGTTAACTGCGTAGCCGCCGTTCGTGCTCAGGTTGTCGTTGTTGAACGGGTGAGCGAAGTACGTACCGCCCCAGCTGCCCGTTGCGGTCAGCGGTGCCAGGTAGTCTTGTGCTGCGTCGTATTGACGACCCAGCGTGACCGTACCGAATTGCGCGCTCGACAGGCCGACAAACGCTTGACGGTTGAACATGCCGTTGTTGTTAGCGAACTTGCCGTTGTTGATGTTGAAGCCGCTTTCCAACGTGAAGATTGCCTTCAGACCGCCGCCCAGATCTTCCGAACCACGCAGACCGAACATGCTTTGGTTGATGCCGCCGCTGCCCGCTGCCCACTTTGCGTTGCCGTGGCCGACGCCATTGGCGGGGGCGACGTTGCTGGTGTACGTCAGGCCTGCGTCCAGCAGACCATACAGGGTCACGCTGCTTTGTGCGTGAGCGACGGATGCGAACGATGCGGCAACCGCAACAACGATGAGACTCTTTTTCATGCGTGGGACTCCAGTTCGATAAATTTACGCGGGGAGCGGGACCAGCCTCAACAGCGCATACATCAGTCGCTGCCGCCCAATTGGCCGAACCGTTTCGGATCAGCCGGGCACCCTTTAAACGAAGCGTGAGTGTAGGGGGAGACCCTAGTAGGGACGCCCGCAATTTACGCAACAGGATTTTTCAGAATCAGCAACAATCGGATCGGGGCAGGCACTAAGTCTTTATTTTTCATACGTTTATCGCAAAATACGGGCTGCGCCGCACCTGCTCTGGACAGAATTTGTTCGCAACATATCAATATTAAAGTTGTGTGTATGCAACAGCGTTTAATATGCTCGACGTAATCGGGTCGGAACGTTAGAAAAGTGAGAGATGACTGATTGCCTGAAAATCAGGCATTTGCAACAGGTTCAATTCCACTCGATATAAATTTATTTTAGAAAAGCGGGAACTTAATTGCTTTAATAAGGTCGCCGATTTAATGGCTTGGAATACGCCCGGGGACGGCTATCAAATAGCCGTGATTAAGCTGGACCTAAGGCGTGCCGCTAAAAAAGGGGCGATCGCCCCCGGGCTTGACGAAGTGCGCTACAAAGCGGGCGGCAAGCGAGCCGAAGTAAAGCCTTCAGCACGGGCGTTGCCCGGAGGTGAGTTGCGGCGCCGACCGCCGCGTGACAGAGGCCCGTGCTGAAAGCGGACGGCATATATCGAACTGCCTTCCGTATTCAATTAACGGCGTCGCCGGGACCATTTTTTACACGGAGTTTCCCTAATCTCCGGCCGCCGCTCATTGGGCTCGCCGCGAACCTGCCGGCGCCAGACGCCGGCGCACATTTGCGGCAAGTTCGCCGATTCCATCTCTCAAGGCAAATGGCGGCGATACTGCCGTGGGACGTGCGGTGCTTAATACCCGGCATATTGCCGTATCCGATATTGACGCTTCCCAACCAAACAAAAAGGATTCCTGAAACCTGGAAGCCTTCTTCACAACTCGGGTGAGTCGCGGCGAATCCACCCAGACCCGCCCGTTACGTAAAACGCAAACGCGCTCACAGCACCTCGGCTATCCGTTCGGCGACCGACTCGCCGCTGACCTCCAGAAACCTCGCGGCGATGGCGATCCCGGTCGAGTCGCCACTGCGCAGCACCGAAGCCACGCAGCGGCGCCAGTCCTTGTCGCCCAGAACGTAGAGGCACCAGCCCTGCAATGCGAGGATGGCCGGCGAGCCCGGCTCGTGTTCTTCGATTTGTATCAGCAGGCGCAGCGCTTCAATCCACTTGCGCGAATTGACGAGCAGCCGCACCTCGCAGATATCGACCGCGGACGGTTTGGGGTGCAGCAAGCGCAAGGCAAGCAGCAGTTCCTCCAGGTCGGCGCGCGCGTCGACCCTGAGCCCCGCGGCGAAAATCGACAGCAACACGCCGAGCACCTTCGGACTGCATTGAATGTTCGTCATGTTTCGTCCTCGCGATATGCCCTGCCCAGCCGTCGTTCGCACGCGACCTTTCATTATTCCAGGCGGAGTGACACTCTGCCCGGCGAATCCGAAGAACCGCCCGGCAACGCGAAGTCTCGCGCCAGCCGTACCTCTTCGCCCAGGCAAAAAAAACAGCGCGCCGTTTGCTGCATATCGATCGGCCGCCGGAGATTCGCGCGACGACACCTCACTTCGCATCCGCTCAGGTGCGCCGCACTCAATCTCATACCCTTTCCGCTGGATCGGCGCCTGCCTGCGATCACACCGATTCCCCCGACATCCGTACATCCAACCTGCGAGAGAACCATGGCCTCCAATGCGATTACGTCACAGTTTATGAACAACGATTCGTCGATGTACAACATGAACTTCAACGGTTCCCAGTCCAGCGGCGGATCGAACAATGCAGAGGAACAGCAGCTCATTTCTGACATTGAAAAGCTCTTTTCCGAAATGGGCGGCAACAACAGCTCCGGCTCGAGCGGCGCTCAAAACAGCCCCTACGACCCGAGCAGCTATTTGAACAAGGGTGGCAACCAGGGACAGGAGTTTGGTCAAGGCCAGGGTCAGAACCTGGGTTTGGGCCAAGGTCAGGGCGATGGCCAGCAAGGTTTCCGCGACGTCAAGATCAACTCGGGCGCCGGCGGCGAAGCATTGCACCTGAAGGAAGGCCCGGACGGCACCCTCTACAACGGCAGCGGCAATTCGGTGGGTGTCATTGGGGCCGACGGCAGCGTCACGCTCAATTCCGGCGCCACGGATGAAATCAAGCGGCTGGAAACCGGCGGTCAGAACCCGTTTCAACTATTGGCTTCCGGTGGTCCGGTGCAAGGGACCAAGGGCGACGGCGGCAACGTCACGTTCTCGTCTTCGCAAGTCAGCATCGCCGACGGCGACCTGAATCAGCAAAACGATTTCTGATCGCTCGCGCAACCGTGGCGCCTGACTTTCTGAGTGAAGCAGGCGCGGGTTGCGTTGTTCGGCGCATTGCGCTTGAGTTTTGCCCACTGGGCCGGACATGACATTGGACACCCCCGATCTGGAATTACGCAGCGTCCTGCCTTCGATCATCGGGAGCGGATTCGACGATCCGTATCCCGTGTACGACTACCTGCGCGCGAATTGCCCCGTGCATCGCGATGCAAGCGGCGTCTGGCTGCTCTCGTCACATGCGCTGATCACGCGCATGCTCGACAATCGCAACTTCTCCGCGCGGCCGCCGACGATGGATCTCGCGGCTGACGACCCGCTCGGCTATGCAAGCATGATCGTGTTCCAGCATGCGGACCAGCATGACCGCCTGCGGCACCTGCTCGCACCCCTGTTCTCGCGCAAGTCGCTCGCTACGCTGCAGGACTTCATCGATGCGGAAATTGCGCGTCTGCTAGAACCGTTGCAGGACGCCGCGCGTTTCGATCTCGTCGCCGAGGTGGCAAGCGTCTTGCCGCTGCGCACGATCTGCCACCTGCTCGGCTTTCCGGTATCGAACGCAGCAAACTATCTGCAGGCGTCCATGGGCGCATGGCAGTTGATCAGCGGTGCCCCGCTGAGTGCCGGGCAGCGTGCTCACGCGGTGGCACAGACGCAAACCTTTCTGGATCACATCGACTCTCTCATCCGCGCGATCGATCCGGCCCGCTCGCCCGAGCATCCGGTCGCCTGGTTTCTGCGCCTCGAGAAGGAGGGGGAGTTCACGCGCCACGAAATGCTCGTCAACATTCTGTTTCTCTTCATCGCGGGCTACGGCACGACGTTGCTGTCGATAGGCAACAGCGTCGCCGCCGCGTTGCGCCAGCCTCGCGCATGGCGCGCGTTGCGCGACGATCCAGGGCTGATTCCACAAGCGGTGCGCGAGCTGTACCGCTACGATCCCGCCGTGCAGGCGATCTTTCGCTATGCCTGGCAAGATACCGAATTCGACGGCCATCTGATCCGGCGCGGCGAACTGGTCGCCTTACTGCTCGGCGCCGCCAATCGCGATCCGGACGAATTCGACTCGCCCGATGAGATCGACTTCGCACGCACTCAGGGCCGTTCACTAACGTTCGGCGCGGGTCCGCATAGCTGCATGGGTGTCGCGCTCGCGCGCATGCAATTGGAATCGCTGCTGCGCGCG containing:
- a CDS encoding cytochrome P450, whose translation is MTLDTPDLELRSVLPSIIGSGFDDPYPVYDYLRANCPVHRDASGVWLLSSHALITRMLDNRNFSARPPTMDLAADDPLGYASMIVFQHADQHDRLRHLLAPLFSRKSLATLQDFIDAEIARLLEPLQDAARFDLVAEVASVLPLRTICHLLGFPVSNAANYLQASMGAWQLISGAPLSAGQRAHAVAQTQTFLDHIDSLIRAIDPARSPEHPVAWFLRLEKEGEFTRHEMLVNILFLFIAGYGTTLLSIGNSVAAALRQPRAWRALRDDPGLIPQAVRELYRYDPAVQAIFRYAWQDTEFDGHLIRRGELVALLLGAANRDPDEFDSPDEIDFARTQGRSLTFGAGPHSCMGVALARMQLESLLRALLHRLPDLQLGAAEPRRLQRGTFHGFDQLWLERPS
- a CDS encoding HrpB1 family type III secretion system apparatus protein, whose product is MTNIQCSPKVLGVLLSIFAAGLRVDARADLEELLLALRLLHPKPSAVDICEVRLLVNSRKWIEALRLLIQIEEHEPGSPAILALQGWCLYVLGDKDWRRCVASVLRSGDSTGIAIAARFLEVSGESVAERIAEVL